Genomic DNA from uncultured Vibrio sp.:
AGAGGCTCTTGATCGCTTTAGCAATAACAGGAAACATCGGGTGTTTCTTTTGATACGCAACTGAGACAACTTTCCCCTGCTGAGGTGCAGCACCGGCTTGTGTTGGCCTCAAATCAATCCAACCCGGCTTTATACCAAAGGCTTGTAACACACCAAGCTCTATCACTTTATCTTGTGGGACATGTGTGTATATCTGATGACTGTTTAACACCTGGCTGAAAAACTCGGCCCATCTTGGGTCTTTTGCAATACCGGTATTTTTGTTTAGCAACAGAAATGTACAACCAGGGTCTAACTCCACCTCATCGGTTGAAGCATGCTTGTCCATCTGAGGCTTAGAAAGGCTCGGGTAAACCATTGATGAGTAAGCTTCATCTATCACCCATACCTCAACTTGATCCAATAAAGGCCGTAAGCCGAAATAGCCGTCGAACGCGGTCAGAATAAGACGCTTATCATCGTTCACTTTAACCTGAAAAGGACCTGTTCCTATCGGTTTTCTATCAAACTCCTCTGAACGCTGCGTCTTAGGTAATAGGATTTTGGCTTGAGATTCACTTAACGCAAGGGGTAGATAACGGTCAGGACGCACGAGCTCAATATCGACGGTCCAAGGTAGAGGTGATGAAACTCTCGAGATATGCGCGAACAGATTTAATTCACTTAGCGCACAAACACTTTCCAGCACACAATCCGTCGTGAGAAGTTCACCGTTATGGAATCGTACCCCTCGGCGCAAATAAAAACGCCAGTGCGTCTCACTTAACGACTCCCAAGTATGTGCCAAATCGGGTTTAAGCTGTTCATTTTCATCGAGACGAGTCAGACCACTAAAAACTTGTCTCGCGATATGTTGTTCTGAGCGTCGCATTGGCTTTTGAGGATTAAGCATCGCCAGCGGACGGTAATAAGGCAAACGGATGACTTGCTCACCTTGGCTGTGCTGAAGCCCCAAATAGCCTTGAATTACCTGAGTGAGTTTGGTCGCGTCGTTATCTAATGCTTCCAGCGCTTGGCCAATCTTGCCTTCGTCTAAGTAGCGTCTTGCTAGATTCTCACTTACATCACTACGACTGCGCTTAAACATCAGTTTTGAGAGTTTTCCTCGACCAGCAGCAGGATGCCACTCAATCCAACCCTCTTCTTCTAGTTTATTGAGAACAATTCGGGCATTACGACGCGTACAAAACAGCGTTTCGGTAATATCTTCAAGCTGAACTTCCGTATCGTTTCCAGAAAATTTTTCAAATAGTGTTTCAAACTGAACACGTAGTCGCGGACTACTCATAAAGAGGAAAATCTTGTTTAGATATCAATAAACCAAGTTTCCTCATTTTTATGAAAAAGTGCAAATTTTGATGGGTAATTTATTGAATATCTACA
This window encodes:
- a CDS encoding SgrR family transcriptional regulator, producing the protein MSSPRLRVQFETLFEKFSGNDTEVQLEDITETLFCTRRNARIVLNKLEEEGWIEWHPAAGRGKLSKLMFKRSRSDVSENLARRYLDEGKIGQALEALDNDATKLTQVIQGYLGLQHSQGEQVIRLPYYRPLAMLNPQKPMRRSEQHIARQVFSGLTRLDENEQLKPDLAHTWESLSETHWRFYLRRGVRFHNGELLTTDCVLESVCALSELNLFAHISRVSSPLPWTVDIELVRPDRYLPLALSESQAKILLPKTQRSEEFDRKPIGTGPFQVKVNDDKRLILTAFDGYFGLRPLLDQVEVWVIDEAYSSMVYPSLSKPQMDKHASTDEVELDPGCTFLLLNKNTGIAKDPRWAEFFSQVLNSHQIYTHVPQDKVIELGVLQAFGIKPGWIDLRPTQAGAAPQQGKVVSVAYQKKHPMFPVIAKAIKSLLKPYGVEVEFIRYDNQPPETSAVDIWIKAMGIATNRDDALAGWLLDYSDIETFSSSYDFADWAALVDQWRAGVYPEFPARELGKQLVKSHQVVPMFHCWLGVNKDHSGALQNAKCNALGWFDFSHVWVKPDIPQNTTDNDGKTK